The following is a genomic window from Capnocytophaga stomatis.
CAATTTATCTCGCAAAAATATGCCAATGCAAACATTTTGATTTTAGCAGATGTAAATAATACTTCCGTTCGTGAGAAATTAGAACAAAGTTTCCCGAATGCCAAAGTAGTTACTGAAATTACTGTAAATTCGGTTCCGAATGCGTTGGATTATTCTCGCGAAAATGTTGCTATTGTTCAATCTAACGAAATTGGCTTCGTTTCCAATGCAGTACGAGTTTTACATAATGTGATGCAGAGCAAAAAGGATAACGTTTCTCCTAAAATTATTTTGATGACAACTGACAGAGGAAGTGTTTATGATTCCAGTAGCCTATCTAACAATCAGTTATCTGACTTGCAATTCACATTTCCTACGTTCAACAAATATTCGGACGGGAATGATAGTTTTTCAAAAAGATATTTAAAAACATACGGAATTTTACCAAATAAATATGCTGTTCGAGGCTTCGACATTACTATGGATACCATTCTGAGATTGGGAGTTACGGGTAATTTTAACGACTCAAACAATCAATTGGGCGAAACTTCTTTCCTTGAAAACAAATTTGCATATTTAAGAAATCCTTACCGAGGTGGAGGATATGAAAATCAAGGAGTTTATATCGTTAAATACGAAAATATGGAAATTAAAGAAGTTAAATAAGTAAGAAAACTTGTTTTTTCAAAAATAATATCTAAATTTGCACCCGATTTGGAGTAACCTCTGGCGAAAGACGTGATATGTTGCCCAATGTTAACTATATAATATTTTTATTTTTTTATGGAATCTTTATTAAAGTACGTACAGGATAACTTTGTAGCAAAAAAAGATTTTCCTGAATTTTCAACAGGAGACACTATTACAGTGTATTATGAGATTAAAGAGGGAGACAAAAAACGTACACAGTTTTTTAAAGGAGTTGTAATTCAACGCAAAGGAAGTGGAGCGACTGAAACATTTACTATCCGAAAAATGTCAGGAACGGTTGGTGTTGAGCGTATCTTCCCTTTCAATATGCCTGCTCTTCAAAAAATTGAAGTTAACAAAAGAGGAAAAGTTAGACGTGCAAGAATCTACTATTTCAGAGGGCTTACCGGTAAAAAAGCTCGTATCAAAGAGATTCGATAATACAATCCGAAATAAAGCACAAAAGAGCGAGATAATCTTGCTCTTTTTTTTATTTAAAATTTCTATTTTGCCAATTTCCTGAATATTAAAATAGTAAATTGGCACGAAAGAGAGATTTCACATATCAATTCTTCAATCAGAAATTTCAAAATCATTTTACTTCCCACAATTTTTAAGATTTTTTACTTATATTTGCACGTATTTTTGCGGTTGAACATCTAATTTATGCGTTCTACCCTATAATTCTCAGAAAAATCTTCACAAATTTTTGTACGCAATTCTGGACATAGAAACCACTGGAGGGAAATACAACGAAGAAGGCATTATGGAAATTGCCATTTATCGTTATGACGGTCACGAAGTGGTTGATCAATTCATCTCCTTAGTTAATCCTGAAAGAGAAATACAGCCTTTTGTAACAAAACTAACAGGAATTAATAATAA
Proteins encoded in this region:
- the rplS gene encoding 50S ribosomal protein L19; translation: MESLLKYVQDNFVAKKDFPEFSTGDTITVYYEIKEGDKKRTQFFKGVVIQRKGSGATETFTIRKMSGTVGVERIFPFNMPALQKIEVNKRGKVRRARIYYFRGLTGKKARIKEIR